Proteins from one Gossypium raimondii isolate GPD5lz chromosome 8, ASM2569854v1, whole genome shotgun sequence genomic window:
- the LOC105791760 gene encoding protein OBERON 4, with the protein MKRLRSSDDLDSYEKNASKELNQNQNQNRNRSSFHRSSSSSVGFYYKPSSTFDSNSRAKSNLISSSLSRYDRDRSMADEDSSRERERERLVRKRSEHDFDSFDRRKAGFDRYRESGGGGGSSSSLHRSESFCGPHREFPKGFRSERDRTRRESVCGSSWRRLGIDDVRGSSKVQLRDVRDVSSPTRSRDSLGAGRVVGESREREDLRRRSSKAMSTSMSRSPTWSRDSGSEQSKSVGGGMDETRGSSKVQLKDVRDVSSPTRSRDSLGAGRVVGESREEDLKRRSSKSKSKSRSPTWSRDSGSEQSKSVGGGGGEEKKNEETLVENGTSSEMEEGEFDPEPQAKCETDLATEAGTGNDGKESCQIEMENVEGGMIPNVEGLEEVNEEVVNKKEGDVKDDGELQDCRQNLNGGTKEVVNRREGDVKDNDELQDCGQNLSGGTTGSGDKMDDVAGGEVGKEEEGLKVGGESELDSEDALAMKSSCLEGICKENKGINLEKQLEECEAAESNEEVAEENGEHKINMHVVEIGLSQNVKDKGKGVAVESTNITDSAANGVWNERESKATDLEMEGPSRGFELFSHSPVRRVEKPEQPGANKKEEKLAFESLDLSLSLPNVLLPIGARDTDEVPGSPSHGRSVQSLTNTFRTNSDGFTASMSFSGSQSFYHNPSCSLTQNSMDYEQSVHSRPIFQCVDQLSQGASQSQNESRHKDIPMFQRILMNGNGSFNHSSELQGNSNSQALQAQNMHTLDGSSKIPNVLERQLSLHNDVRSPSQSFGSHEIASNYSLENKQGVREKHGGSLYRSRSQKEQEKLLLGGADCAETVMSSIVSEPILVMARKFYEMMGQSVACLKDNIHKIMLDAGKQGQLRALQEALRNRSDLTLEMLLKSHRGQLEILVSLKTGLPDYLRVDDRIPSSNLAEIFLNLRCRNLMCQTSLPAEDCECKACSKKNGFCSACMCLVCSKFDMASNTCSWVGCDVCLHWCHVDCGLRESYIRNEHTAAEVQFHCVACNHPSQMFGFVKEVFQNFAKEWTLETFSKELEYVKRIFSGSRDLRGKRLHEIANQMLVRLARKSDLSEVYSQIMSFLTDADSSKPDNTTVLSGKEQQVKGVNGMAGPCQDATRLKPVYSDKALQLESASSLLPGFHVDRTGLSEKRPLESELERSGQKQPFLPELDSFVRIKLEEAKMYQARADDARRDAESLKRIAITKDEKIEEEYKSRIKKLRLVEAEEMRKQKFEEFQALERAYRECYGMKTRMEADIKDLLLKMEATRRNLAM; encoded by the exons ATGAAGCGGTTGAGATCGAGCGACGATCTCGATTCCTATGAGAAAAATGCTAGCaaagaattgaatcagaatcagaatCAGAACAGAAATCGGTCATCTTTTCACCGAAGCAGCAGTAGCAGCGTTGGCTTTTACTACAAGCCGTCTTCAACCTTTGATAGCAATTCCCGGGCCAAAAGCAATCTGATCTCATCGTCTTTGTCTCGTTATGATAGAGATCGGTCCATGGCTGATGAGGATAGCAGCAGGGAGAGGGAAAGGGAGAGGCTGGTCCGGAAGCGATCAGAGCATGATTTTGATAGCTTTGATAGGCGAAAAGCAGGGTTTGACCGGTACAGAGaaagtggtggtggtggtggtagtAGTAGTAGCCTTCATAGGTCGGAGAGCTTCTGCGGACCTCACAGAGAGTTTCCAAAGGGGTTCCGGTCAGAAAGGGACCGAACTCGTCGTGAGAGTGTGTGTGGGAGCTCGTGGCGAAGGTTGGGAATTGATGACGTTAGAGGGAGTAGTAAGGTGCAACTGAGGGATGTTAGGGATGTGAGCTCACCTACAAGGTCAAGGGATTCTTTGGGGGCAGGGAGGGTTGTTGGGGAATCAAGGGAGAGGGAAGATTTGAGGAGGAGAAGCTCCAAGGCAATGTCTACGTCAATGTCAAGGTCGCCAACATGGTCACGGGATTCAGGCAGTGAGCAGTCTAAGAGTGTTGGTGGTGGAATGGATGAGACTAGAGGTAGTAGTAAGGTGCAACTGAAGGATGTTAGGGATGTGAGCTCACCTACACGGTCAAGGGATTCTTTGGGGGCAGGCAGGGTTGTTGGGGAATCAAGGGAGGAGGATTTGAAGAGGAGAAGCTCCAAGTCGAAGTCTAAGTCAAGGTCACCAACATGGTCACGGGATTCAGGCAGCGAACAGTCTAAGAGtgttggtggtggtggtggagagGAGAAGAAGAATGAGGAAACACTGGTGGAGAATGGGACTAGTAGTGAGATGGAGGAAGGTGAATTTGATCCTGAACCTCAGGCTAAGTGTGAAACTGATTTGGCTACTGAAGCTGGAACCGGAAATGATGGGAAAGAGTCTTGTCAGATAGAAATGGAGAATGTTGAAGGTGGGATGATTCCAAATGTGGAAGGTTTAGAGGAGGTTAATGAAGAGGTGGTGAATAAAAAAGAAGGTGATGTGAAGGATGATGGTGAGTTGCAAGATTGTAGACAGAATCTAAATGGTGGAACTAAAGAGGTGGTGAATAGAAGAGAAGGTGATGTGAAGGACAATGATGAGTTGCAAGATTGTGGACAGAATTTAAGTGGTGGAACTACTGGTAGTGGGGATAAGATGGATGATGTGGCTGGTGGTGAAGTTGGAAAGGAGGAAGAAGGTCTAAAGGTTGGTGGTGAGAGTGAGTTAGACAGTGAAGATGCACTTGCTATGAAGTCATCCTGTTTGGAAGGGATCTGTAAGGAGAATAAAGGGATTAATCTTGAGAAGCAGCTCGAGGAATGTGAGGCAGCTGAGTCTAATGAAGAAGTTGCGGAGGAAAATGGTGagcataaaataaacatgcatgTGGTCGAGATAGGATTGAGTCAGAATGTCAAGGATAAAGGGAAAGGAGTTGCTGTTGAATCTACAAATATTACTGATTCTGCAGCAAATGGGGTATGGAATGAAAGGGAATCAAAAGCTACAGATCTTGAAATGGAAGGGCCTTCTAGGGGTTTTGAGTTGTTTTCTCATTCTCCTGTTAGGAGAGTGGAAAAGCCAGAGCAGCCAGGTGCCaataagaaagaagagaaattggcATTTGAGTCACTTGATCTTTCTCTTAGTTTACCAAATGTCTTGTTGCCAATTGGTGCTCGAGATACAGACGAGGTTCCTGGCTCCCCTAGCCACGGGAGGAGTGTGCAGTCTTTAACAAATACATTTCGTACCAACTCTGATGGGTTTACTGCATCTATGTCCTTTTCAGGTTCTCAGTCATTTTACCATAATCCAAGTTGTTCTTTGACTCAGAATTCCATGGACTATGAACAATCTGTTCACAGCCGTCCCATATTTCAGTGTGTTGATCAACTTTCTCAGGGAGCATCGCAGTCTCAAAATGAGTCTCGGCATAAAGACATTCCCATGtttcagagaattttgatgaatggCAATGGGTCTTTCAATCATTCTTCAGAATTACAGGGCAATTCAAATAGTCAGGCTTTGCAAGCACAAAATATGCACACTTTAGATGGAAGCTCGAAGATTCCCAATGTACTTGAGCGGCAGTTAAGTTTACATAATGATGTCAGGTCTCCTTCACAGAGTTTTGGGTCTCATGAAATCGCTTCAAATTACAGCTTAGAGAATAAGCAAGGCGTGAGAGAGAAGCATGGCGGTAGCTTATATAGGAGCCGTAGCCAGAAAGAGCAAGAAAAACTTCTGCTTGGTGGAGCTGATTGTGCTGAGACTGTAATGAGCAGTATTGTTTCTGAGCCTATCCTTGTTATGGCTAGGAAGTTTTATGAAATGATGGGACAGTCAGTTGCTTGTCTAAAAGACAACATTCACAAGATCATGTTAGATGCAGGTAAGCAGGGACAGCTACGTGCATTGCAGGAGGCCCTACGGAACCGATCTGATCTAACCCTTGAAATGCTGCTAAAATCACATCGGGGTCAATTGGAAATCTTGGTTTCCCTGAAAACTGGTCTGCCTGATTATCTTCGGGTAGATGACAGAATTCCATCTTCTAATTTAGCTGAGATCTTTCTGAACCTACGATGCAGAAATCTCATGTGCCAGACTTCTCTGCCTGCGGAAGATTGTGAGTGCAAGGCTTGCTCAAAGAAGAATGGTTTTTGTAGTGCTTGTATGTGTCTTGTATGTTCAAAATTTGACATGGCGTCCAATACTTGTAGTTGGGTTGGATGTGATGTCTGTCTTCATTGGTGCCATGTTGATTGTGGATTAAGAGAATCTTATATCAGGAATGAACATACTGCAGCTGAGGTGCAATTTCATTGTGTTGCTTGTAATCATCCATCCCAGATGTTTGGCTTTGTAAAGGAGGTTTTTCAGAATTTTGCAAAGGAATGGACGCTTGAAACTTTCTCCAAGGAACTTGAATATGTCAAGAGAATCTTTTCCGGCAGCAGAGACTTGAGAGGGAAACGACTGCATGAAATTGCTAACCAGATGCTTGTTAGATTGGCAAGAAAGTCTGACCTTTCCGAGGTTTACAGTCAGATAATGAGCTTCTTGACTG ATGCTGATTCTTCCAAGCCTGACAATACAACTGTTTTGTCTGGAAAAGAACAACAAGTCAAAGGAGTCAATGGTATGGCTGGACCATGTCAGGATGCTACAAGGCTCAAACCAGTTTATTCCGATAAAGCCCTTCAATTGGAAAGCGCTTCTAGCTTGCTTCCTGGTTTCCATGTTGACCGAACTGGGCTGTCTGAGAAACGGCCTTTAGAGTCAGAGTTGGAGAGGAGTGGTCAGAAGCAACCATTTTTGCCGGAATTGGATAGCTTTGTAAGAATCAAACTGGAAGAGGCCAAAATGTACCAAGCACGGGCTGATGATGCAAGAAGAGATGCTGAAAGCCTGAAAAGAATTGCAATCACAAAGGATGAAAAGATTGAAGAAGAGTACAAGAGTAGAATTAAAAAACTACGCTTGGTCGAGGCTGAAGAAATGCGTAAACAAAAGTTTGAAGAGTTTCAAGCTCTAGAAAGAGCTTACAGGGAATGCTATGGGATGAAGACAAGAATGGAAGCTGATATTAAAGATCTTCTGTTGAAAATGGAAGCCACAAGGCGAAACCTTGCCATGTGA